One bacterium DNA segment encodes these proteins:
- a CDS encoding right-handed parallel beta-helix repeat-containing protein, translated as MAIKYCDFKNGNDITGDGTNTNPFKTITRACQGLYGGDEVRVAKSGGIKYITGTITFTKNSYNITSSDDIFLNEISSGENDGNVRLGDFILGNDNNWHEVILVNDSKNAKILHRSGVSGNMVARKLLVTDTGKALTESYNVQKIEWGGDSPNNRLKISGGWDLATETQTGFTYFRQLDPDNFGNRYGIGLYSEDNLHIQIERLGFLRYNIGIEFMVCFGFVLNNCYGYSNRMYGAEFFICSDNKIYSSNFSGNGVEPSDDDGFGIALIGTSISLIKDTECSNNYGHTGAGIAILYSSSQTKIINPKCNYNDNAGILSGGSIENVIINYQESSNKGIVVIPVLGSERPAIKVQKYKISGDNRNYFENGMSKRDTTGAMSGECLKYSPTSSDIYIAHSFFVKAKKSTSQTLSLYVKKDSSFDGDVKAGVYFLGEMITDWEDFTPTADYEYEKKEISINGSSITEDGVIELVVKVRGENGNIYVDNLEVN; from the coding sequence ATGGCAATTAAATATTGCGATTTTAAGAATGGAAATGACATCACAGGAGATGGAACTAATACTAATCCGTTTAAGACGATAACAAGAGCGTGTCAGGGTTTATATGGCGGAGATGAGGTGAGGGTGGCAAAGAGCGGTGGAATTAAATATATAACAGGGACTATAACATTTACTAAAAACTCTTATAATATAACATCGTCAGATGATATTTTTTTAAATGAAATATCGTCAGGAGAAAACGATGGAAATGTAAGGTTGGGTGATTTTATTTTAGGAAATGATAATAATTGGCATGAAGTTATATTAGTTAATGACAGCAAAAACGCAAAAATACTTCATAGGTCTGGTGTTTCTGGAAATATGGTAGCAAGAAAGTTATTGGTAACCGACACAGGAAAAGCTCTAACAGAGAGTTATAATGTTCAAAAGATAGAATGGGGTGGTGATAGCCCTAACAATAGATTAAAAATATCAGGAGGGTGGGATTTAGCAACAGAAACTCAAACTGGTTTTACCTATTTTAGACAATTAGACCCAGATAATTTTGGAAATAGATATGGAATAGGATTATACTCAGAGGATAATCTTCACATTCAGATAGAGCGTTTAGGATTTTTAAGGTATAATATCGGTATTGAATTTATGGTATGTTTTGGTTTTGTATTAAATAATTGTTATGGATATAGCAATAGAATGTATGGAGCAGAATTCTTTATATGCTCCGATAATAAAATTTATAGTTCTAACTTTTCAGGAAATGGAGTTGAGCCAAGCGATGATGATGGTTTTGGGATAGCATTGATAGGAACATCTATATCTCTAATTAAAGATACAGAATGTAGCAATAATTATGGACACACAGGAGCAGGGATAGCAATTCTTTACTCATCTTCTCAAACTAAAATTATAAATCCAAAATGTAATTATAATGATAATGCTGGAATACTTTCAGGAGGTTCTATTGAGAATGTAATAATAAATTATCAGGAGAGCAGTAATAAGGGAATAGTTGTCATTCCTGTATTAGGGAGTGAAAGGCCAGCAATTAAGGTTCAAAAATATAAAATCAGTGGAGATAATAGAAATTATTTTGAAAATGGAATGAGCAAAAGAGATACAACAGGAGCAATGAGCGGAGAATGTTTAAAATATAGCCCAACATCTTCTGATATTTATATTGCCCATTCTTTTTTTGTCAAAGCAAAAAAGAGCACTTCTCAAACATTGTCTTTATATGTTAAAAAAGACAGCAGTTTTGACGGAGATGTCAAAGCAGGAGTTTATTTTTTAGGAGAGATGATAACAGATTGGGAAGATTTTACTCCAACAGCAGATTACGAATATGAGAAAAAAGAGATAAGTATAAATGGTTCAAGTATTACAGAAGACGGAGTTATAGAATTAGTTGTTAAAGTAAGAGGAGAGAACGGAAATATTTATGTTGATAATTTAGAAGTTAATTAA
- a CDS encoding phage major capsid protein encodes QAVAIAESLCSKFCSDLEEEEIKNNLKSFIKRETENLLEKQIEAKSNDLVKKFLSGVEKQRIIGKKPKNLSDQQIVKKWFRFLVNKDYQGIREMQKAGYLNYGTETGGGALVPPQLLAEVNRITEEYGIARQNMRYLPFSGPGNERSIPVLDESVGVYWVKEGGVKKSTKPSFKLVKQTLEKISAIVPLTEELLEDEAIDIIALLGELIGEAMAKEEDRVFFAGSKLAGDPYDGILNYAGVQKVEMKGRTSALEIIPEDLLDLMNAVPTSVRMNGAFYLSTSLFSILQKMKTDDGLYVVQSPVGNIPGAIWGKPYVLLDVLPGLDTEEEETPLMLFTDLKKTCVYGDKGNIAVKLLDQGIIESADESPSDLNLATQDMVALRVVKRVGYTPILPKGISVLYTGTSS; translated from the coding sequence ACAAGCAGTAGCGATTGCTGAAAGTTTATGTTCAAAGTTTTGTAGTGATTTAGAGGAGGAAGAGATAAAAAATAACTTGAAATCTTTCATCAAAAGAGAAACCGAAAATTTGTTAGAAAAACAGATAGAAGCAAAATCAAACGATTTAGTTAAAAAATTTTTATCTGGTGTCGAAAAACAAAGGATTATAGGCAAAAAACCTAAAAATCTTTCTGACCAGCAAATTGTTAAAAAATGGTTTCGCTTTTTAGTAAATAAAGATTATCAAGGAATTAGAGAGATGCAAAAAGCAGGCTATCTTAATTATGGAACAGAAACAGGAGGAGGAGCATTAGTTCCGCCTCAATTACTTGCCGAAGTTAATAGAATAACAGAAGAGTACGGAATAGCAAGACAAAATATGAGGTATCTTCCATTTTCTGGACCGGGAAATGAAAGGTCAATTCCTGTTTTAGACGAATCAGTTGGAGTATACTGGGTAAAAGAAGGAGGAGTAAAAAAATCTACAAAGCCTTCATTCAAGTTAGTTAAACAAACACTTGAAAAGATTTCCGCAATAGTTCCTCTTACAGAAGAATTATTAGAGGACGAAGCAATAGATATTATTGCTTTATTAGGAGAGTTAATTGGGGAAGCGATGGCAAAAGAAGAAGATAGAGTTTTCTTTGCTGGTTCAAAATTAGCGGGAGACCCTTATGATGGAATTTTAAATTATGCTGGTGTTCAAAAAGTAGAAATGAAAGGAAGAACAAGTGCGTTAGAGATTATTCCTGAGGATTTGTTAGACCTTATGAATGCTGTACCAACAAGTGTTAGAATGAATGGAGCATTTTATTTAAGCACTTCTCTATTTTCAATTTTACAGAAAATGAAAACAGACGATGGATTATATGTAGTACAGTCTCCAGTAGGAAATATTCCTGGGGCTATTTGGGGAAAGCCTTATGTATTGCTTGATGTTTTGCCAGGGTTAGATACCGAAGAAGAGGAAACTCCTCTTATGCTGTTTACTGATTTGAAAAAGACTTGCGTATACGGAGACAAAGGAAACATTGCTGTTAAATTGTTAGACCAAGGAATAATTGAGAGTGCTGATGAATCGCCATCAGACTTGAATTTAGCAACACAAGATATGGTTGCTTTAAGAGTGGTAAAGAGAGTTGGATATACTCCAATTCTTCCGAAAGGAATTTCAGTATTATATACTGGAACTTCATCATAA